One window of the Klebsiella sp. WP3-W18-ESBL-02 genome contains the following:
- the ydiK gene encoding AI-2E family transporter YdiK, with protein MNTIPRPRDIPQILLSVLFLALMIIACLWIVQPFILGFAWAATIVIATWPVLLWFQRVLFGRRGLAVLVMTLLLFLLFVIPIALLVNSLVDGSTPLIHAITSGTLTLPDLAWLNSIPFIGDRLYSGWHSLLDMGGTALMAKVRPYIGTTTTWFVGQAAHVGRFLLHSGLMLLFSALLYWQGEKVAFGMRYFATRLAAKRGDAAVLLAGQAIRAVALGVVVTALVQAVLGGIGLGISGVPYATLLTVVMIFSCLVQLGPLIVLVPCIIWLYWTGDTTWGTVLLVWSCVVGTMDNVIRPMLIRMGADLPMILILSGVIGGLVAFGMIGLFIGPVLLAVSWRLFDAWLHEVPPPSTDPDDVLEELSELEKNNYPKP; from the coding sequence CTTCGCCTGGGCGGCGACCATCGTCATTGCCACCTGGCCGGTGCTGCTTTGGTTCCAGCGCGTACTTTTTGGCCGACGCGGCCTTGCCGTGCTGGTCATGACGTTACTGCTTTTTTTACTGTTCGTTATTCCGATTGCGCTGCTGGTCAACAGCCTGGTTGATGGCAGCACGCCGCTGATTCACGCCATCACCAGCGGCACCTTAACCCTGCCGGACCTCGCCTGGCTGAACAGCATTCCGTTTATCGGCGATCGCCTGTACAGCGGCTGGCACAGCCTGCTCGATATGGGCGGCACCGCGCTGATGGCAAAGGTTCGCCCTTATATCGGCACCACAACCACGTGGTTTGTCGGTCAAGCGGCCCACGTGGGTCGGTTCCTGCTGCACAGCGGGCTGATGCTGTTGTTTAGCGCCCTGCTGTACTGGCAGGGGGAAAAGGTCGCTTTCGGGATGCGTTATTTTGCGACCCGCCTCGCTGCCAAGCGCGGTGATGCGGCGGTGCTGCTGGCCGGCCAGGCGATTCGCGCGGTCGCGCTGGGCGTAGTGGTCACGGCGCTGGTACAGGCCGTGCTGGGCGGGATTGGCCTGGGTATCTCTGGCGTACCCTACGCAACGCTGCTGACCGTCGTGATGATTTTCTCCTGCCTGGTGCAGCTTGGGCCGCTGATCGTGTTAGTGCCATGTATTATCTGGCTCTACTGGACCGGGGACACCACCTGGGGCACGGTGCTGCTGGTGTGGAGCTGCGTGGTAGGTACCATGGATAACGTCATTCGCCCGATGCTGATTCGCATGGGTGCCGACCTGCCGATGATCCTGATTCTCTCCGGCGTGATCGGCGGCCTGGTCGCCTTTGGTATGATTGGCCTGTTTATCGGGCCGGTACTGCTGGCCGTTTCGTGGCGTCTGTTTGATGCCTGGCTGCACGAAGTTCCCCCGCCATCGACTGACCCGGATGACGTTCTGGAAGAGCTCAGCGAGCTGGAAAAGAATAACTATCCGAAACCATAA